One window from the genome of Leuconostoc suionicum encodes:
- a CDS encoding amino acid permease, which produces MSEHNRHIQRRLKTRHVSMIALGGSIGTGLFVASGATVAQAGPLGAIVAYLAIGVMVYFLMTSLGEMATYSPTSGSFSDYAGKYVDPALGFAMGWNYWFNWAITLAVDIVAVGLVAEFWFPHTPGWIFSAVALLLIFLINILSVGTFGEAEFWLSMIKVITIIAFLVVGLATIFGVIHSDINVMKNLSVGNHGFVGGPQAVLSVFVVAGFSFQGTELIGITAGEAKDPDKSVPKAINQVFWRILLFYILAIFVISALVYYKDPRLLSSSTQNIAVSPFTIVFKNAGIAFAASLMNAVILTSIVSSANSGSYASTRMLYAMARKGDAPKIFAKLSTRGVPVAALVLTTAIGLLAFIANTKGGSVAYTWLVNASGLTGFIAWVGIAISHYRFRRAYVAQGKSLSDLKYKAKWFPFGPLFALVISIGVIIGQDPDSFAHLNVEKIFVTYLSVPLFVILYFWYKVSHKTKLIALKDVDLEQYK; this is translated from the coding sequence ATGTCTGAACATAATAGACACATACAGCGTAGATTGAAAACACGACATGTGTCAATGATTGCATTAGGTGGTTCAATAGGAACGGGATTATTTGTGGCGTCAGGAGCAACTGTTGCTCAAGCTGGACCACTAGGAGCTATTGTTGCTTATTTAGCTATTGGTGTAATGGTTTATTTTTTAATGACCTCACTGGGGGAAATGGCTACATATTCACCAACATCAGGCTCATTTTCTGATTATGCTGGAAAATATGTTGATCCCGCATTGGGATTTGCAATGGGTTGGAACTATTGGTTTAATTGGGCTATCACGCTTGCTGTTGATATTGTTGCTGTTGGTTTAGTAGCTGAGTTCTGGTTTCCACATACGCCTGGATGGATATTTTCCGCAGTTGCGTTATTACTTATCTTTTTGATTAATATCCTTTCGGTTGGTACTTTTGGTGAAGCAGAGTTTTGGTTATCAATGATTAAGGTGATAACTATCATTGCTTTCCTAGTTGTTGGTCTAGCTACTATTTTCGGTGTAATTCATTCTGACATCAATGTCATGAAAAACTTGTCGGTCGGTAATCACGGGTTTGTTGGTGGACCACAAGCAGTACTCTCGGTTTTTGTTGTTGCCGGATTTTCTTTTCAAGGAACTGAGTTAATTGGTATTACTGCTGGAGAAGCTAAGGATCCTGATAAGTCAGTTCCTAAGGCGATAAATCAAGTATTTTGGCGTATCTTATTGTTTTATATTCTGGCAATTTTTGTCATTTCCGCTTTGGTTTACTATAAAGATCCGCGCTTATTGAGTTCTTCCACACAAAACATTGCTGTCTCACCATTTACTATTGTATTTAAAAATGCAGGGATTGCTTTTGCGGCTAGTTTAATGAACGCAGTTATCTTAACATCAATTGTTTCGTCAGCAAATTCAGGTTCATATGCTTCTACACGTATGTTGTACGCTATGGCGCGTAAAGGGGATGCGCCTAAAATTTTTGCCAAGCTTTCAACTAGAGGGGTACCAGTTGCAGCCTTAGTATTAACTACCGCGATTGGGCTATTAGCATTTATTGCTAACACCAAAGGAGGATCAGTTGCTTATACTTGGCTGGTCAATGCCTCTGGGTTAACTGGATTCATTGCTTGGGTCGGCATTGCTATCTCTCATTATCGCTTCCGAAGAGCTTATGTGGCGCAAGGGAAGAGTCTGTCTGATTTGAAATACAAGGCTAAGTGGTTCCCATTCGGCCCACTATTTGCCCTAGTAATTTCTATTGGTGTTATTATTGGTCAGGATCCGGACAGTTTTGCCCATCTAAATGTGGAAAAAATATTTGTGACCTACTTATCAGTTCCTTTGTTTGTAATCTTATATTTTTGGTACAAGGTTTCTCATAAAACGAAGCTAATTGCTCTAAAAGATGTTGATTTAGAACAATATAAATAA
- a CDS encoding LCP family protein — translation MKKNKKTAVKSRIARYSKSSHKLRNIILLVVGLLLIVSGTFAWMAIHNTKSAIDKTYKSSGVTKSRNVSSVVQSGKPLSILLFGTDTGELGRTYKGRTDSMMLLLVNPKTKKTTMISIPRDAMVSIPGYESTFPQKINAAYAYGSTATAIKTVESYLNIPIDFYALVNMSGLEKMVTQVGGISVKSPIDFTYSQDTAHAYGANLYRFHKGSTGYEHSDDNGVTWSATKHVMTGDAALAFSRMRYDDPDGDYGRQKRQRLVLEALIKKSANVSSLLNTKFMNTMSSNVQTDLSFGDLTTIASKYINAAKKIVTEHIQGVSTSYPDSEGNNVSYEVVTQKEKQRVTNLARKALGLKHASTGSAYGGDIPSSLQTIADSLRPENDESTDSEDSSSN, via the coding sequence ATGAAAAAAAACAAAAAAACTGCAGTTAAGTCCAGAATTGCTCGCTATTCAAAAAGTAGTCACAAACTACGAAATATTATCTTGCTTGTTGTCGGTCTCTTACTTATCGTGTCAGGCACATTTGCTTGGATGGCTATCCATAATACTAAATCAGCAATTGATAAAACATACAAGAGCAGTGGCGTCACAAAATCCCGAAACGTCTCAAGCGTTGTGCAAAGTGGAAAGCCTTTGTCTATTTTGTTATTTGGAACGGATACCGGTGAATTAGGACGTACCTACAAGGGACGTACCGATTCAATGATGTTGCTTCTTGTTAATCCTAAGACAAAAAAAACAACAATGATTTCTATTCCTCGTGATGCGATGGTTTCTATTCCGGGGTACGAAAGTACTTTCCCTCAAAAAATAAATGCAGCTTACGCCTATGGTTCAACGGCAACTGCTATTAAAACTGTAGAATCTTACTTAAACATTCCTATTGATTTTTATGCCTTAGTTAATATGTCCGGCTTGGAAAAAATGGTCACTCAAGTTGGGGGGATTTCTGTTAAGTCCCCCATTGACTTCACTTATAGTCAGGACACAGCCCATGCGTATGGTGCAAACCTATACCGTTTCCACAAGGGAAGTACAGGCTATGAACATTCTGATGATAATGGGGTCACTTGGTCGGCAACCAAGCACGTCATGACTGGTGATGCAGCCCTTGCATTCTCGCGCATGCGTTACGATGATCCAGATGGTGATTATGGGCGCCAAAAACGTCAACGATTGGTGTTAGAAGCGTTAATTAAAAAATCGGCTAATGTTTCTAGTTTATTAAATACCAAGTTTATGAATACAATGAGTTCAAATGTTCAAACTGATTTATCATTTGGTGACTTAACTACAATTGCTAGCAAATATATTAACGCCGCAAAGAAAATTGTTACAGAGCATATTCAAGGTGTTAGTACGAGTTATCCTGATTCCGAAGGTAATAATGTTTCATATGAAGTTGTTACTCAAAAAGAAAAACAACGTGTTACTAATTTAGCTCGTAAAGCCCTTGGCTTGAAGCATGCTTCTACTGGTTCAGCCTACGGCGGTGATATACCAAGTTCTCTACAAACAATAGCTGATTCTCTCCGACCAGAAAATGACGAATCAACTGATTCTGAGGATAGTTCTTCAAACTAA
- a CDS encoding metal-dependent hydrolase family protein: MTKTKYYNFNGFNAQTGEFDPNRYVIVDEQSGRYIDVGKGEGPDIENAINMAGKYIMPGLINAHIHIDSDVNHEFGKEKFGVDSDEEHVRAAIVAEHNMKKMLHHGVMVVRNVGTARMTDIEIARMQREGGIQGPMMVASGAAFSMTGGHGSNGGGIEVDGVDEVRKAVRQAMKGGAQVIKFMVTGGVSAGDFETPDQVQLNEDEVRAGVIEAHKKGIKVAAHAQGAEGIKIAVRAGVDSVEHAFHIDDESIELMKNKGTSVIPTMIAMKRIIDRPDEVPSWMIERAITHWEAHQKSIEKAAAAGVNIVMGTDSGTPFNGFGNESAVEMDMMVEFGHMTPQQVLKSATVNAAKMMGINDNYGAIEVGQYADFIVIRENPINNMKVLQQEQKQIFQHGHAVIR; encoded by the coding sequence ATGACAAAAACAAAATATTACAATTTCAATGGCTTTAATGCACAAACAGGTGAATTTGATCCAAACAGGTACGTTATTGTTGATGAACAATCGGGACGCTATATTGATGTTGGAAAAGGTGAAGGCCCTGATATCGAAAATGCTATTAATATGGCGGGAAAATACATTATGCCAGGATTAATTAATGCGCACATTCATATTGACTCTGATGTGAACCATGAATTTGGAAAGGAAAAATTTGGTGTTGATAGCGATGAAGAGCATGTTCGAGCAGCTATTGTGGCCGAACATAATATGAAAAAAATGCTTCATCATGGTGTGATGGTTGTACGAAATGTTGGCACAGCACGTATGACTGATATTGAAATTGCACGTATGCAGCGTGAAGGTGGGATTCAAGGACCAATGATGGTTGCTAGTGGTGCAGCCTTTTCAATGACAGGTGGACATGGTAGCAATGGTGGTGGTATTGAAGTTGATGGTGTTGATGAGGTTCGTAAGGCAGTACGTCAGGCAATGAAAGGCGGCGCCCAAGTAATCAAGTTTATGGTGACTGGCGGTGTAAGTGCTGGAGATTTTGAGACCCCAGATCAGGTTCAATTAAATGAAGATGAAGTTCGAGCAGGTGTGATTGAAGCGCATAAAAAAGGAATTAAAGTTGCGGCACATGCTCAAGGTGCCGAAGGAATAAAAATTGCTGTCCGAGCTGGAGTTGATTCTGTAGAACATGCTTTTCATATTGATGACGAATCGATAGAATTGATGAAAAACAAAGGAACATCGGTCATACCAACAATGATAGCTATGAAGAGGATTATTGATCGACCGGATGAAGTGCCATCATGGATGATTGAGCGAGCCATTACACACTGGGAGGCACATCAAAAAAGTATCGAGAAAGCAGCAGCGGCGGGAGTGAATATTGTAATGGGAACAGATTCTGGTACACCGTTCAATGGTTTTGGAAATGAAAGTGCTGTCGAAATGGATATGATGGTTGAATTTGGTCATATGACGCCTCAGCAAGTTCTAAAATCAGCAACTGTTAACGCAGCTAAAATGATGGGAATTAATGATAACTACGGTGCTATTGAGGTTGGTCAATATGCAGACTTTATTGTGATTCGGGAAAACCCGATTAATAATATGAAAGTTTTGCAGCAAGAACAGAAGCAAATTTTTCAACATGGTCATGCTGTAATAAGATAA
- a CDS encoding peptide ABC transporter substrate-binding protein, with amino-acid sequence MNKKIRWAAGAFVICAIAGTWFVKHINGSENKVKTLQTMMKDDVMTMNPIMTTDIYSGQAQDQVYEGLYRYKGDKVVAGMSDKVVKPTQNGTVYTFKIRNNAKWSNGDKVTAQDFVTAIRAIADPKTKSQNSADAISIMKNYEDVHSGKMSPDKIGVKAINSHTLQITLTQATPSFDKLATSIIPVNTKDYEKWGTKYGTSSKYMVTNGAYQMIGWTGTNSGFTFTKNSNYWAAKKVQIQKVKVRVIKTPMTAANEFKNKHLDIAQLSDDYIKTYKNTKYYHATPQAVVRGIYFNETSEKTNNIHLRQAFGYVINRNEITSNIMNDGSMPQSNAVPKGIMTNPKTGADFTKDAGTQFTVDKKKAQTEWAAYLKDTGKTSATFTMTFDDDSTSRKVGAYIQYTVEHAFKGITINTKYVPHSQAVSEVLKQDFDMVNMGLSVTVPDAAYPLAIGKTGYGLNFSKVSDATYDGYLAQAAEETNDAKARYATLQKANQYFTKIKAYMVPIYQPVTANVVTDKIGGFKGNSFHSPAYQDMYWK; translated from the coding sequence ATGAACAAAAAAATACGTTGGGCGGCAGGTGCATTCGTCATCTGTGCTATAGCAGGCACTTGGTTTGTGAAACACATTAACGGATCAGAGAACAAGGTTAAAACTTTGCAAACTATGATGAAAGATGATGTCATGACTATGAACCCAATTATGACAACTGATATTTATTCAGGTCAGGCCCAAGATCAAGTTTATGAAGGGCTTTATCGTTATAAAGGTGATAAAGTTGTTGCCGGAATGTCAGATAAAGTTGTGAAGCCAACTCAAAATGGTACGGTTTATACATTTAAGATTCGGAACAATGCTAAATGGTCAAATGGAGATAAAGTTACTGCCCAAGACTTTGTGACAGCAATCCGTGCAATAGCAGATCCAAAAACAAAATCACAAAACTCAGCTGATGCCATATCAATCATGAAAAATTATGAAGATGTTCACTCAGGTAAAATGTCACCGGATAAAATTGGTGTTAAGGCAATTAATAGTCATACGTTGCAAATCACATTAACACAAGCAACACCTTCTTTTGACAAATTAGCAACCTCTATTATTCCAGTTAATACTAAAGACTATGAAAAGTGGGGTACTAAATACGGTACGTCGTCAAAGTATATGGTGACGAATGGAGCCTATCAGATGATTGGTTGGACTGGAACTAACTCTGGCTTTACTTTCACTAAAAATTCTAATTATTGGGCAGCGAAGAAGGTACAAATTCAAAAGGTTAAAGTGCGAGTTATTAAGACACCAATGACGGCAGCGAACGAATTTAAGAATAAACACTTAGACATTGCTCAGCTTTCTGATGACTATATTAAAACCTACAAAAACACAAAGTACTATCACGCAACCCCACAAGCAGTGGTTAGGGGCATATATTTTAATGAAACAAGCGAAAAGACTAACAATATACACCTAAGGCAAGCATTTGGATATGTAATAAACCGTAATGAGATTACTTCTAACATAATGAATGATGGCTCAATGCCACAGTCAAATGCGGTGCCAAAAGGCATTATGACAAATCCGAAAACTGGTGCGGATTTTACCAAAGATGCTGGCACACAGTTTACAGTTGATAAGAAAAAAGCACAAACTGAATGGGCAGCCTATCTAAAGGATACGGGAAAAACTAGTGCAACATTTACAATGACATTTGACGACGATTCTACAAGTAGAAAAGTTGGTGCTTATATTCAATATACTGTGGAGCACGCATTCAAGGGCATCACTATTAATACGAAATACGTGCCACATTCACAAGCTGTTTCAGAAGTATTAAAACAAGATTTTGACATGGTGAATATGGGATTAAGCGTTACTGTACCAGATGCGGCTTACCCATTGGCGATTGGCAAGACCGGTTATGGGTTGAATTTTTCAAAAGTTAGTGATGCGACATACGATGGTTATTTAGCACAGGCGGCGGAAGAAACAAACGATGCTAAAGCACGTTATGCAACGTTACAGAAAGCTAACCAGTATTTTACTAAAATAAAAGCTTATATGGTACCGATTTATCAACCAGTAACAGCAAATGTTGTTACTGATAAAATTGGTGGATTTAAAGGAAATAGCTTTCATTCACCAGCATATCAAGATATGTACTGGAAATAA
- a CDS encoding APC family permease has product MGNNEQKLNRGFGLTASLALVVGTIIGSGIFFKQGSVLESAGSTNAAMLAWIAGGLLTLASGISVAEIGSQMDKTGGIYIYIEKIYGKIWGFLAGWMQVIFYGPAMMGSIAAYFGILFVDLFGLSKSLEIPSAILALSFVGIINSIPNRFSAGFQIITTTVKMLPIVALIIFGIFFGQHNALGQTVAHISQSGQGGFGVAVLATLFAYDGWVTLANISGEIKNPQKVLPRAIIFGILIVIVAYVGVSFGVYQSLPANNIVKLGQNTTLYMATNAFGVIGGRLLSVAVLISLLGTLNGKIVSFPRVLFAMANDGLFPFAKQFSKINMRSRTPNKSIWFMILLGILMIVFTNPDRLSDIAIFTTFLFYILVFVGVFKLRRRDPLGEQRNFSMPLYPWLPILAILGSVYVEISEIMHDLSGVLISIAIVALGYPVYLVLSRRINNK; this is encoded by the coding sequence ATGGGAAATAATGAACAGAAATTAAATCGTGGTTTTGGATTAACAGCATCATTAGCTTTAGTTGTTGGAACAATCATTGGTTCTGGTATATTTTTTAAGCAAGGCAGTGTTTTAGAATCAGCAGGTAGCACAAACGCAGCGATGTTAGCTTGGATTGCTGGAGGTCTTTTAACGCTAGCGTCAGGAATCAGTGTAGCTGAAATTGGCTCCCAAATGGACAAAACTGGTGGCATTTATATTTATATCGAGAAAATTTATGGTAAGATTTGGGGGTTCTTGGCTGGGTGGATGCAAGTGATATTTTACGGCCCGGCAATGATGGGATCTATTGCTGCTTATTTTGGAATACTGTTTGTTGATTTGTTTGGTTTATCTAAAAGCTTAGAAATTCCTTCGGCAATTCTTGCGCTATCATTTGTTGGTATTATTAATTCGATTCCTAATCGTTTCAGTGCAGGTTTCCAAATCATAACAACCACAGTGAAAATGTTGCCTATAGTTGCACTAATTATTTTTGGAATTTTTTTTGGACAGCATAATGCACTTGGACAAACCGTTGCTCATATTTCACAAAGCGGTCAAGGAGGATTTGGTGTGGCTGTCTTAGCAACGTTGTTTGCATATGATGGTTGGGTTACATTAGCCAATATTAGTGGAGAAATTAAAAATCCGCAAAAAGTCTTGCCTAGAGCGATAATTTTTGGGATTTTAATTGTCATTGTAGCGTACGTTGGGGTAAGTTTTGGTGTCTACCAAAGCTTACCAGCTAATAACATTGTTAAGTTAGGTCAAAACACAACACTATATATGGCTACTAATGCCTTCGGGGTTATTGGTGGGAGGTTATTAAGTGTAGCGGTATTAATTTCATTACTTGGAACCCTCAATGGTAAAATAGTCTCTTTTCCTCGTGTTCTTTTTGCAATGGCTAATGACGGTTTATTTCCATTTGCTAAGCAGTTTTCAAAAATTAATATGCGATCACGTACACCTAATAAATCGATTTGGTTTATGATTTTGCTAGGGATTTTAATGATAGTTTTTACTAATCCTGATAGGTTAAGTGATATTGCGATTTTTACAACATTTTTGTTTTATATATTAGTATTTGTTGGCGTTTTTAAGTTACGTAGAAGAGATCCTTTGGGTGAGCAACGTAACTTTTCAATGCCATTGTATCCTTGGCTACCAATTCTAGCAATTTTGGGATCAGTGTATGTCGAAATTTCGGAAATTATGCATGATCTTTCTGGTGTGCTCATTTCAATTGCAATTGTTGCTTTAGGATATCCGGTTTATCTAGTTCTTTCTCGCCGTATAAATAACAAATAA
- the trpS gene encoding tryptophan--tRNA ligase, with product MSKEIYLTGDRPTGKLHIGHYIGSLKNRVSMQNSGDYLPFVMIADTQAFTDNARNPEKIRQSLTEVALDYLAVGIDPAKTTIFVQSQIKGLFELTEYFMNLVSVARLQRNPTVKSEIKQKGFDEGIPAGFLTYPVSQAADIAIFRATKVPVGDDQEPMLEQTRELVRSFNNAYKSDVLVEPVGVFPPKGQGRLPGLDGNAKMSKSLNNGIFLSDDADTLVKKVKSMYTDPLHINITDPGHVEGNVVFTYLDIFDPDKKRVQELKDQYTAGGLGDMKIKKHLIDVMEAEMAPIRQRREEFAKDIPAVLDMLQEGSNKANAVAEETMKDVRHVMGLDYFGN from the coding sequence ATGTCAAAAGAAATTTATTTAACTGGTGATCGTCCCACCGGTAAACTACATATTGGTCATTATATTGGATCGTTAAAAAACCGTGTGAGCATGCAAAATTCTGGCGATTACTTGCCATTTGTTATGATTGCTGACACACAGGCATTTACAGATAATGCTCGTAATCCGGAAAAAATACGTCAATCATTAACTGAGGTAGCCTTGGACTATTTGGCGGTTGGCATCGACCCAGCTAAGACAACTATTTTTGTACAATCACAAATCAAAGGGTTATTCGAACTGACAGAATACTTCATGAATTTGGTTAGTGTAGCACGTTTGCAACGAAATCCAACAGTTAAGTCAGAAATTAAACAAAAAGGCTTTGATGAGGGAATTCCTGCAGGATTTTTGACATATCCAGTATCACAAGCAGCCGATATCGCTATTTTTCGAGCAACAAAGGTGCCGGTAGGGGATGATCAAGAACCTATGCTTGAGCAGACACGTGAGTTAGTACGCTCGTTCAATAATGCCTATAAGTCTGATGTCCTAGTTGAACCAGTTGGTGTTTTTCCACCCAAGGGGCAAGGGCGTTTACCAGGTTTAGATGGTAATGCAAAAATGTCCAAGTCATTAAATAACGGTATTTTCTTGAGTGATGATGCGGATACATTGGTGAAAAAGGTTAAGTCAATGTATACGGATCCCTTACATATCAATATTACTGATCCTGGTCATGTTGAAGGTAACGTGGTGTTTACTTACTTAGATATTTTTGATCCGGATAAAAAACGTGTTCAAGAACTAAAAGATCAGTATACGGCTGGTGGCTTAGGTGATATGAAAATAAAAAAGCATTTGATAGATGTCATGGAAGCTGAGATGGCACCAATCCGTCAACGACGCGAAGAATTTGCTAAGGATATTCCAGCAGTTTTGGATATGTTACAAGAGGGATCGAATAAAGCTAATGCAGTAGCTGAAGAAACGATGAAAGATGTTCGTCATGTAATGGGACTGGATTATTTTGGTAATTAA
- the hflX gene encoding GTPase HflX codes for MQENPRKVFLVGLTTNQGNLDYELEELANLAKANNLEPVETFTQKLERPNPSTYFGKGKVKELGEAVKTYNVDMIVVNDELTPSQIRNLEKTTDATVVDRTGLILEIFAQRAKTKVAKLQVQLARLQYQLPRLRTSMSISLDQQTGTGGAGFTSRGSGETKLEQSRQRITSQMVHVRQELADLDKSENTRSMQRHANNLPNVALVGYTNAGKSTLMNRLLMRFGVGADNDDSKQVFEKDMLFATLNTTVRQLTLPDKRQFLLSDTVGFVSKLPHNLVAAFQSTLQEAANADLILHVVDVSDEHYKSMMETTEKTLTEIGVTGKPVITVYNKADRTELHYPDISGDNVITLSALDTNSQDALIDLIVKHIFNDSEVVTLHIPFDKGNIVAQLAAKHKFIEEQYDETGSWLTVELSEVERNLFQQYITEAKSMNS; via the coding sequence ATGCAAGAAAACCCTCGTAAAGTATTTTTAGTTGGCTTAACAACTAATCAAGGAAACCTAGACTACGAATTAGAAGAACTAGCAAATCTAGCAAAAGCAAATAATCTTGAACCCGTTGAAACTTTTACTCAAAAGTTAGAACGACCAAATCCTAGTACTTACTTTGGTAAAGGCAAGGTTAAAGAGTTAGGTGAAGCTGTAAAAACTTATAACGTTGATATGATTGTTGTCAATGATGAATTGACACCTTCTCAAATTCGTAACCTGGAAAAAACAACTGATGCTACTGTTGTTGATCGTACTGGCTTAATTCTCGAAATTTTCGCACAACGAGCTAAGACTAAAGTTGCAAAACTCCAAGTCCAGTTAGCGCGTTTGCAATACCAACTACCACGCTTACGTACAAGCATGTCGATTTCATTAGATCAACAAACAGGTACAGGTGGCGCTGGTTTCACCTCACGTGGTTCTGGTGAAACAAAACTAGAACAATCCCGCCAACGTATTACGTCCCAAATGGTTCATGTTCGTCAAGAACTGGCTGATTTAGACAAAAGTGAAAATACGCGTTCAATGCAACGACATGCTAACAACTTACCCAACGTAGCACTGGTTGGCTATACAAACGCTGGAAAGTCTACCTTGATGAATCGTTTGTTGATGCGTTTTGGTGTTGGTGCAGACAATGATGATAGTAAGCAAGTGTTTGAAAAAGATATGCTGTTTGCTACGCTAAATACCACAGTTAGACAACTAACTCTTCCTGATAAAAGACAGTTTTTATTAAGTGATACGGTTGGTTTCGTGTCAAAGCTACCTCATAACTTAGTTGCTGCTTTCCAATCAACGTTACAAGAAGCGGCAAATGCAGATCTAATACTGCACGTGGTGGATGTTTCAGACGAACATTATAAATCTATGATGGAAACAACTGAAAAAACATTAACTGAGATTGGTGTTACTGGTAAACCCGTTATTACGGTATATAATAAAGCTGATCGCACTGAGCTACACTATCCAGACATCTCTGGCGATAACGTAATTACTTTGTCAGCATTAGATACCAATTCTCAAGATGCATTGATTGATCTCATTGTTAAACATATTTTTAACGATAGCGAAGTCGTAACTTTGCATATACCATTTGATAAAGGGAATATAGTTGCCCAATTAGCTGCAAAACATAAATTTATAGAAGAACAATATGACGAAACTGGTAGTTGGCTAACGGTTGAGTTATCTGAAGTCGAGCGAAACTTATTTCAACAATATATTACGGAAGCAAAAAGCATGAATTCCTAG
- a CDS encoding AI-2E family transporter — protein MIPNPKYKNIFFWTIELLALSLLILIVSRFDFLMKPISVFISTVFVPLIVAGFLYYVLKPVLTLLKKITVKGHKMPHQLAVIITFVLFLAVIAGSLILLIPTLVAEITNLITALPEFAQNVQRFVTDLLQSKWLSNLNLSIDVDEVKGAVGKYSASFLTITAGTLGSAVSMITSVTINVVTIPVVLFYMLSDGDRLLPAIQKLFPVRFADNVKELTLKMDKTIEKYISGQAIEMLFVGVTMAVGYLIIGEPYAWLLGVIAGITNIVPYIGPWIGVIPALIVASTQSWKQMLLVMIVMMVVQQLDGNFIYPNVIGKSLQIHPLTIMILLMVAGNLWGIFGMILIVPMYAVARTVVKFAIEMRQLTKESLE, from the coding sequence ATGATACCGAATCCTAAATACAAAAATATATTTTTTTGGACCATTGAATTATTAGCGCTATCGCTCTTAATTTTGATTGTTTCCCGATTTGATTTTCTAATGAAACCAATTTCAGTATTTATTTCCACGGTTTTTGTACCATTAATTGTAGCCGGATTCTTGTACTATGTTTTGAAACCTGTTTTGACACTTTTAAAGAAAATTACAGTTAAAGGGCATAAAATGCCGCATCAACTGGCTGTGATAATTACTTTTGTGTTGTTCCTAGCCGTGATAGCTGGCTCCTTAATTTTGTTGATACCAACACTAGTGGCGGAAATTACTAATTTAATTACTGCACTGCCTGAATTTGCACAAAATGTACAGCGCTTTGTAACAGATTTACTGCAAAGTAAGTGGTTATCAAATTTAAATTTGTCAATTGATGTAGATGAAGTAAAGGGTGCTGTTGGCAAGTACTCGGCTTCTTTTTTAACTATTACGGCAGGTACATTAGGCAGTGCTGTCTCGATGATTACATCTGTCACGATTAATGTCGTGACTATTCCAGTTGTCTTATTTTATATGCTAAGTGATGGTGATCGCTTGTTGCCGGCAATCCAGAAGCTTTTTCCAGTTCGTTTTGCCGACAATGTCAAAGAATTGACACTTAAAATGGATAAAACCATTGAAAAATATATATCGGGTCAAGCTATTGAAATGCTGTTTGTCGGGGTGACCATGGCTGTGGGTTATTTAATTATTGGTGAACCATACGCATGGTTACTGGGTGTGATTGCTGGTATTACTAACATAGTGCCATATATTGGCCCTTGGATTGGGGTTATACCAGCGTTGATTGTTGCAAGTACACAATCATGGAAACAAATGTTGTTAGTAATGATTGTGATGATGGTTGTGCAGCAATTGGATGGAAACTTTATTTATCCAAATGTTATTGGAAAATCATTACAAATTCACCCATTAACAATTATGATTCTTTTGATGGTAGCTGGTAATCTTTGGGGGATTTTTGGCATGATATTGATTGTGCCAATGTATGCGGTTGCTCGAACTGTTGTTAAATTCGCCATTGAAATGCGTCAATTGACTAAGGAATCGTTAGAATAG